A section of the Alphaproteobacteria bacterium GM7ARS4 genome encodes:
- the rpsL gene encoding 30S ribosomal protein S12, with protein sequence MPTVNQLIRKPRQKVVKRNKVPALQGCPQKRGVCTRVYTTTPKKPNSALRKVARVRLSNGFEVTSYIPGEGHNLQEHSIVTIRGGRVKDLPGVRYHVVRGTLDTQGVQGGRHKGRSKYGVKRPK encoded by the coding sequence ATGCCCACGGTCAACCAGCTCATACGAAAGCCTCGACAGAAGGTTGTAAAACGTAACAAAGTACCAGCCCTTCAAGGTTGTCCTCAGAAGCGGGGTGTGTGCACGAGGGTCTATACGACGACACCAAAGAAGCCCAATTCAGCGTTACGAAAAGTGGCGCGTGTGCGTTTGAGTAATGGATTTGAGGTTACGAGTTACATTCCGGGAGAGGGGCATAATTTACAGGAGCACTCTATCGTCACCATTAGGGGAGGGCGTGTGAAGGACTTGCCGGGTGTGCGTTATCATGTTGTCCGTGGCACATTGGATACACAAGGGGTTCAAGGTGGGCGACATAAGGGGCGTTCCAAATATGGCGTCAAGCGTCCTAAATGA
- the rpsG gene encoding 30S ribosomal protein S7 translates to MSRRRSADKRSVTADARYGDVLLSCFMNKMMKDGKKSVAERIVYGALDAIALKEKGTSPLEIFHEALANVQPDVEVRSRRVGGATYQVPVEVSDERGRALAMRWLIASSVARGEGSMAACLSGELLDAWHKRGASIKKREDTHRMAEANRAFSHYRW, encoded by the coding sequence ATGTCGCGTAGAAGGTCTGCGGATAAGCGGTCTGTTACGGCAGACGCCCGTTATGGCGATGTCTTATTGTCATGCTTTATGAACAAGATGATGAAGGATGGGAAGAAGTCAGTTGCCGAGCGTATTGTCTATGGCGCTTTGGATGCCATTGCCTTGAAGGAAAAAGGGACATCGCCTTTAGAGATCTTTCACGAGGCGCTCGCCAATGTGCAGCCTGACGTAGAGGTGCGTTCTCGTCGTGTGGGAGGCGCAACCTATCAAGTTCCTGTCGAGGTGAGTGATGAGCGTGGTCGTGCTTTAGCGATGCGATGGCTGATCGCGTCATCTGTTGCGCGTGGTGAGGGCAGTATGGCGGCGTGTTTAAGTGGTGAATTGCTTGATGCATGGCACAAGCGTGGTGCGTCCATTAAAAAGAGGGAGGATACACACCGCATGGCTGAGGCAAATCGTGCCTTTTCACACTATCGCTGGTAA